One Electrophorus electricus isolate fEleEle1 chromosome 10, fEleEle1.pri, whole genome shotgun sequence genomic region harbors:
- the pcolce2b gene encoding procollagen C-endopeptidase enhancer 2b isoform X2 — MHNVESLRRPLRLVSAVDQRCLRSVRKEVREGKVVVLNFQFLDLESDNLCRYDYVDVYNGHVNGQRLGRFCGTFRPGALVSTGNKMLLQMVSDANTAGSGFLAVFSAAHPHERGEQYCGGRLTKPSGTFKTPNWPEKDYPAGVTCSWHIVAPKNQIIEVKFEKFDVERDNYCRYDYVAIFNGGEINDAKRIGKYCGDSPPAPVFSEGNQLFIQFLSDLSLTADGFIGHYKFRPRKFPSTTTPPSTTTQLPTTRPLSLRYSAALCQQKCNRKGTPESHYCSSNFVITGTVISAMIRRRSLHTTVSIISVYKEGSLAIQQAGKTMSAKITILCKKCPSVRRGLNYIFMGQTNEEGRGMVSPHHFVTPFKAKDQRVFNTLKNQRC; from the exons GTGCGGGAGGGCAAGGTGGTGGTTCTCAACTTCCAGTTCCTCGATCTAGAAAGCGACAACCTGTGCCGTTATGATTACGTAGATGTTTATAACGGCCACGTCAACGGGCAGCGCCTGGGCCGTTTCTGCGGGACGTTCCGGCCGGGCGCCCTCGTTTCCACGGGCAACAAGATGCTTCTTCAGATGGTGTCTGATGCCAACACTGCTGGCAGTGGCTTTCTGGCAGTCTTCTCAGCCGCTCACCCTCACGAGCGAG GGGAACAGTATTGTGGAGGGAGACTGACAAAGCCATCGGGAACGTTTAAAACCCCCAACTGGCCAGAGAAGGACTACCCAGCAGGGGTCACGTGTTCTTGGCACATAGTCGCACCGAAGAACCAG ATTATAGAGGTGAAATTTGAGAAGTTTGATGTGGAAAGAGACAACTATTGCCGCTATGACTACGTGGCTATTTTTAATGGTGGAGAAATCAACGATGCCAAGAGAATTGGAAAATACTGTGGGGACAGCCCACCTGC gccAGTGTTCTCTGAGGGCAATCAGCTTTTCATCCAGTTTCTCTCGGACCTCAGTCTGACGGCGGACGGCTTCATCGGTCACTACAAGTTCAGGCCACGGAAGTTCCCCAGCACCACGACGCCTCCATCTACAACCACACAGCTCCCCACCACCAGGCCTCTAT CTTTGAGGTATTCTGCAGCACTGTGTCAACAGAAGTGCAATCGCAAGGGAACCCCAGAGAGCCATTACTGCTCCAGCAACTTTG TTATCACAGGAACGGTTATCAGCGCCATGATCCGCAGGAGGAGTCTGCACACCACTGTCTCCATCATCAGCGTCTACAAAGAGGGCAGCCTCGCCATCCAACAGGCAGGCAAGACCATGAGTGCCAAGATCACCATCCTGTGCAAGAAATGCCCATCAGTCCGGCGAG GTCTGAACTACATCTTCATGGGTCAGACAAATGAGGAGGGGCGCGGCATGGTCAGCCCACACCACTTCGTCACGCCCTTCAAGGCAAAGGACCAGAGAGTGTTCAACACGCTAAAGAACCAGAGGTGCTGA